The Buchnera aphidicola (Nipponaphis monzeni) genome includes the window ATCTCTTCATAAATTTTTGCATTGTTATTCGGAGTAATAATTAATCTTCTTTTACCTTTAGTTTCTTTTCCAAAAGAAATTAAACCACTAATTTCTGCTAAAATTGCTAGTTCTTTAGAACGCCTAGCTTCAAATAAATCAGCTACTCTAGGTAACCCCCCTGTAATATCTTTAGTACCACTTAATTCTTGAGGTATCCTAGCTAATGTATCACCTGAGTGAATTTTAGATGAATCATTCAATTGAACAATAGTTTTTCCAGGTAAAAAATATTGTACTGAAACATCAGTCCCAGGAATAAGTACATCATTACCTCTTGAATCAACTATTTTTAAAGCAGGCCTTAAATCTTTTCCTGTACCAGTACGTTCGGATGTTTCTAGTATTACAATAGAAGTTAAACCTGTCAAATCATCGGTTTGTTTAGTAATACTTTGTCCATCAATCATATCTAAAAATTTTATATAACCATTTACTTCTGTAATAACTGGTATAGTATGGGGGTCCCAAGTTGCAATAATTTCTCCAGAAATAACTTTGTCTCCGTCAACTTTTTTCATGATCGAACCATAAGGTACTTTATAACTTTCTTGAATTCTACCAAGAGTATCAACAACATTTAATTCTACATTTCTAGAAATAATTACAATATTTCCTTCGAAATTTCTTACTGATCGAATATTATTAATTTTAATCACACCATTATTTTTTATTTGCACATTTGATTCTGTAGCTATTTTAGAAGCAGCTCCTCCAATGTGAAATGTACGCATAGTTAATTGAGTGCCCGGTTCACCAATAGATTGAGCAGCGATAACACCAATAGATTCTCCTTTTTTTACAAGATTACCTCTAGATAAATCAATTCCATAGCAATAAACACATACTCCAAAATCAGTCTGGCAATTAACAATAGATCTAACCTTGATGTTATCAATAGAATACATTTCTAAAAGACTACAATGTTTTTCTTCAATAATAACATTTCTTCGAATTAATATTTCAGATGAATGTGGTTTTAATATGTTATTAGCGACAACTCTTCCTAGTACTCTTTCTCTTAATGCTTCCTTTACTTCGCCCCCGTCTATTAATGGCTTCATATTAATACCTTCAAAAGAATTACAATCATCTTCAGTTACTACTAAATCTTGTGCAACATCAACTAATCGACGTGTTAAGTAACCAGAATTAGCTGTTTTTAAAGCCGTATCTGCTAATCCTTTTCTTGCTCCATGTGTAGAAATAAAATATTGTAATACATTTAAACCTTCTCTGAAATTAGCAATTATGGGAGTTTCAATAATTGATCCATCAGGTTTAGCCATGAGCCCTCTCATTCCCGCTAACTGTCGTATTTGTGCAGCTGACCCCCTTGCTCCAGAATCTGCCATCATAAATATACTATTAAAAGAAATTTGTTTTTTTAAATCACCAGCAGCATTGTGTACAAACTCTACAGATAAATTTTCCATCATAGCTTTAGCTATTTTTTCATTAGCCGCTGCCCATATGTCAATAACTTTATTATATCTTTCACCTGATGTAACTAATCCTGATTGAAATTGTTCTTGAATTTCTGCAACTTCTGTTTCAGCATCTAAAATTAAATCTGATTTGCAAGTAGGTATAACCATGTCATCAATACCTACAGAAGTTCCAGAACGTGCAGCATATTTAAAACCTGTATACATTATTTGATCTGCAAAGTTAACTGTTTTTTTAATTCCTAAAATTCGATAACAAATGTTCAACATTTTTGATATTGATGTTTTTATTAATGTTTTGTTTACTGTTGAAAATGGAATCCCTTTGGGAACTATCATCCAAAGAATAGCTCTTCCAATAGTAGTATCAACGATTTTTGTATTTTTTGTAAAAGAATCATCTTTATTCTTAGTATATTCAGTAATTTTTACTTTTACTATTGTATGCAATTCAGCTATACTTAGTTGATAGATTTGTTCTGCTTCCTCTGGCCCAGAAAGAAACATTCCTTCCCCTTTTCCATTAATTTTTTTACGAGTCATATAATATAAACCCAATACAACATCTTGCGAAGGCACAATTATTGGTTCACCATTAGCTGGTGATAAAATATTATTCGTTGACATCATTAAAGTACGAGCTTCTTTTTGTGCCTCTATAGTTAATGGTACATGTACAGCCATTTGATCTCCATCAAAATCTGCATTATATGACGCACATACCAATGGATGTAATTGTATAGCTTTTCCTTCTATTAAGATAGGTTCAAAAGCTTGAATACCAAGTCTATGTAAAGTAGGAGCCCTATTAAGTAATACTAAATATTCTTTAATAACTTCATCTAAAATATCCCATACTATAGGTTCTTCTCTTTCCACCATTTTTTTAGCAGCTTTAATCGTAGTTGCTAAATTACGTAACTCTAACTTTCCATATATAAATGGTTTAAATAATTCTAAAGCCATTTTTTTAGGCAATCCACATTGATGTAATCTTAAGTAAGGACCGACAGTGATCACTGACCTTCCTGAATAATCTACTCTTTTACCTAACAAATTTTGTCGAAATCTTCCTTGTTTACCTTTAATCATATCAGCTAATGATTTTAATGGTCTTTTATTTGACCCAGTTATTGCTTTACCTCGTCTTCCATTATCTAATAATGCATCTACTGCTTCTTGTAACATTCTTTTTTCATTCTTTACAATAATATCTGGTGCTGATAACTCTAGTAAACGTTTAAGACGATTATTTCTGTTAATTACTCTACGATATAAATCATTTAAATCAGATGTAGCAAACCTTCCTCCATCTAATGGTACCAGTGGTCTTAAATCAGGTGGAAGAATAGGCAATACTGTAAGAATCATCCATTCTGGTTTATTTTTAGATTGAATGAAAGATTCCATCAACTTAATACGTTTTGTTAATTTTTTAGATTTTGTATCAGAGTGCGTTTCATTTAAAGATAATCTTAATTCTGCACATTTCTGTTTTAAATCTATATTTTTTAATAATTTTTGTATTGCTTCAGCCCCCATACATGCATCAAATTCATCTCCAAATTCTTCTAAAGAATTTATGTATTGCTCCTCTGAAAGAATCTGTCCTTTTTCAAGAGTTGTTAATCCTTCTTCAACAACTATATAAGATTCAAAATAAAGCACCCTTTCTATATCTTTCAATGGTAAATCTAATAATAATCCAATTCTAGAAGGTAATGATTTTAAAAACCAAATATGAGCGGTTGGAGAAGCTAGTTCTATATGTCCCATTCTATTTCTTCTAACTTTACTTTGAGTAACTTCTACTCCACATTTTTCACAAATTACTCCTCTATGTTTTAGCCTTTTATATTTTCCACACAAACATTCATAATCTTTAATAGGACCAAAAATTCGCGCGCAAAACAAACCATCTCGTTCCGGTTTAAAAGTTCGATAATTAATAGTTTCTGGTTTTTTAACTTCTCCAAAAGACCATGAACGAATAACATCTGGTGAAGCTAACGAAATTTTGATAGAATTAAATTCTTCAGTTTTTTTTTGTCCTTTTAAAAATTTGAGTAAATCTTTCATAGATTAACCCCTGTTTAATCACATAATAATTAGTAAAAAAATAATTCTATAAAAAATTAATAGAACATAACATTTTGAAATTAATTGAACTATATTAAGAACTTTGATACCTTTATTCATCTTCTAATTCAATGTTAATTCCTAACGAACGTATTTCTTTTAATAATACGTTAAATGATTCTGGCATTCCAGGATGCATTTTATAATTTCCATCAACGATATTTTTATACATTTTAGTTCGTCCACTTACATCATCAGATTTTACAGTAAGCATTTCTTGTAAAGTATAAGAAGCACCATATGCTTCTAAAGCCCAAACTTCCATTTCACCAAATCTTTGGCCTCCGAATTGAGCTTTACCTCCTAATGGTTGCTGTGTAACTAAACTATAAGATCCAGTAGATCTAGCATGCATTTTATCATCTACAAGATGATTTAATTTTAACATGTACATATAACCAACAGTTACAGGTCTTTCAAATTTTTCTCCAGTCCGTCCATCAAATAATGTAATTTGTCCAGAAGTAGACAAATTAGCAAGCTTAAGCATTTCTTTAATTTCGTTTTCTTTAGCACCATCAAACACCGGGCTTGCTACTGGAATACCTTTTCTATAATTGTGAGCTAAAGTATATATCTCTTGATCTGATAAACAATTTACATTAACTTTTTGGCGCGTGC containing:
- the rpoC gene encoding DNA-directed RNA polymerase subunit beta'; the protein is MKDLLKFLKGQKKTEEFNSIKISLASPDVIRSWSFGEVKKPETINYRTFKPERDGLFCARIFGPIKDYECLCGKYKRLKHRGVICEKCGVEVTQSKVRRNRMGHIELASPTAHIWFLKSLPSRIGLLLDLPLKDIERVLYFESYIVVEEGLTTLEKGQILSEEQYINSLEEFGDEFDACMGAEAIQKLLKNIDLKQKCAELRLSLNETHSDTKSKKLTKRIKLMESFIQSKNKPEWMILTVLPILPPDLRPLVPLDGGRFATSDLNDLYRRVINRNNRLKRLLELSAPDIIVKNEKRMLQEAVDALLDNGRRGKAITGSNKRPLKSLADMIKGKQGRFRQNLLGKRVDYSGRSVITVGPYLRLHQCGLPKKMALELFKPFIYGKLELRNLATTIKAAKKMVEREEPIVWDILDEVIKEYLVLLNRAPTLHRLGIQAFEPILIEGKAIQLHPLVCASYNADFDGDQMAVHVPLTIEAQKEARTLMMSTNNILSPANGEPIIVPSQDVVLGLYYMTRKKINGKGEGMFLSGPEEAEQIYQLSIAELHTIVKVKITEYTKNKDDSFTKNTKIVDTTIGRAILWMIVPKGIPFSTVNKTLIKTSISKMLNICYRILGIKKTVNFADQIMYTGFKYAARSGTSVGIDDMVIPTCKSDLILDAETEVAEIQEQFQSGLVTSGERYNKVIDIWAAANEKIAKAMMENLSVEFVHNAAGDLKKQISFNSIFMMADSGARGSAAQIRQLAGMRGLMAKPDGSIIETPIIANFREGLNVLQYFISTHGARKGLADTALKTANSGYLTRRLVDVAQDLVVTEDDCNSFEGINMKPLIDGGEVKEALRERVLGRVVANNILKPHSSEILIRRNVIIEEKHCSLLEMYSIDNIKVRSIVNCQTDFGVCVYCYGIDLSRGNLVKKGESIGVIAAQSIGEPGTQLTMRTFHIGGAASKIATESNVQIKNNGVIKINNIRSVRNFEGNIVIISRNVELNVVDTLGRIQESYKVPYGSIMKKVDGDKVISGEIIATWDPHTIPVITEVNGYIKFLDMIDGQSITKQTDDLTGLTSIVILETSERTGTGKDLRPALKIVDSRGNDVLIPGTDVSVQYFLPGKTIVQLNDSSKIHSGDTLARIPQELSGTKDITGGLPRVADLFEARRSKELAILAEISGLISFGKETKGKRRLIITPNNNAKIYEEMIPKWRQINVFEGEQVEKGDVISDGPESPHDILRLRGVEAVTKYIINEVQDVYKLQGVKINDKHIEVIVRQMLRKVTIKHSGDSKFIHGEQVEYSRVKVENEKLKSKGKKIAYFSRDLLGITKASLATESFISAASFQETTRVLTEAAVGGKKDELRGLKENVIVGRLIPAGTGYTYHKERTKKRYKKKHTTINNTNKTSVEEASAHLSKMLNSNDL